Proteins encoded in a region of the Prochlorococcus marinus str. GP2 genome:
- a CDS encoding DUF520 family protein: RGQIKKINVSINGETLRVSSKSKNDLQLAIKLVSEFEESLNIPLKANNFR, from the coding sequence TCAGAGGTCAAATAAAAAAAATTAATGTCAGTATCAATGGAGAAACCCTAAGAGTTTCTAGTAAGAGTAAAAATGACCTTCAATTAGCAATAAAGCTTGTTAGTGAATTTGAAGAGTCTTTGAACATTCCTCTAAAAGCTAACAACTTTCGATAA